One segment of Stenotrophomonas sp. SAU14A_NAIMI4_8 DNA contains the following:
- a CDS encoding glycoside hydrolase family 3 protein, which produces MNRPTQTLLASCLLAALAAPVGAAPASGERLQDWPRVHSAIATDAQIESRVQQILSQMTLAQKIGQMTQAEIKTITPEQVRRYYIGSVLNGGGSWPGMDKHASVQDWLKLADAYHAASLATDAKTPVPVIWGTDAVHGHNNVLGATLFPHNIGLGAAGDPELIERIGEATARSVRATGIGWVFAPTLAVAHDPRWGRTYESYSSDPAVIRSFAHAYVKGAQGAFKDDGNVVTTAKHYLGDGATDSGRDQGEALVDKATMINVHAQGYYGALAEGAQTVMASFNSWNDRAAGVDYGKMHGSKALLTDALKDKMGFDGFVVSDWNGIAQVPGCRNDSCAHAINAGIDMVMVPDDWKAFIDNTTAQVQKGEIPMARIDDAVTRILRVKLRAGLFEHKPSDSRYAGDASAVQHRELARRAVRESLVLLKNEGKVLPLRRDARVLVVGKGADNIGDQSGGWSLTWQGTENKNADFPNADSVLGALRAELGADKVSFSADGQGVDPKSFDVVLAVIGETPYAETNGDILASDTVSHSRAYPQDLAALKAAAATGKPVVTVYLSGRPMYTNDLLNLSSAFVAAWLPGTEGKGVADVLVAGKGGKPAHDFRGRLSFPWPGVPCPAPIDQPDAKKPSLFALGYGLSYAKGGKVARLEEADPDSCGEVTVLPIFNRADTPPFALHVAAAGATQPLGNDLNATLRWPTATPVVQVHTVQVNTQQDAKEVTWLAPAQLIARSTSRRNLGALARSNGALQFDVQLVKRPASPVKVTMQCGSGCEGGVDIAPLLGKLSPGQKQTVTVPLACFAKQGVALGAVEAPFVVSADKPFAAAFTQIKLTANTANAEGAVACP; this is translated from the coding sequence GTGAATCGCCCCACCCAGACCCTTCTTGCCAGCTGCCTGCTGGCCGCCCTTGCCGCGCCCGTGGGTGCCGCACCGGCCAGCGGCGAACGCCTGCAGGACTGGCCGCGCGTGCACAGCGCGATCGCCACCGATGCGCAGATCGAAAGCCGCGTGCAGCAGATCCTTTCGCAGATGACGCTGGCGCAGAAGATCGGGCAGATGACCCAGGCCGAGATCAAGACGATCACACCCGAGCAGGTGCGCCGCTACTACATCGGTTCGGTGCTCAACGGCGGCGGCTCGTGGCCGGGCATGGACAAGCACGCCAGCGTGCAGGACTGGCTGAAACTGGCTGATGCCTACCACGCTGCCTCGCTGGCCACCGATGCGAAGACGCCGGTGCCCGTGATCTGGGGCACCGATGCGGTGCATGGCCACAACAACGTACTGGGCGCCACCCTGTTCCCGCACAACATCGGCCTGGGCGCGGCCGGCGATCCGGAACTGATCGAGCGTATCGGCGAAGCAACCGCGCGCTCGGTGCGCGCCACCGGCATCGGCTGGGTGTTCGCGCCCACCCTGGCGGTGGCCCACGACCCGCGCTGGGGCCGCACGTACGAAAGCTATTCGTCCGACCCGGCGGTGATCCGCAGTTTCGCCCATGCCTACGTCAAGGGCGCCCAGGGCGCGTTCAAGGATGACGGCAACGTGGTCACCACCGCCAAGCACTACCTTGGCGATGGCGCCACCGACAGCGGCCGCGACCAGGGCGAGGCGCTGGTCGACAAGGCGACGATGATCAACGTGCATGCGCAGGGCTACTACGGCGCGCTGGCCGAAGGCGCGCAGACGGTGATGGCCTCGTTCAACAGCTGGAATGATCGTGCCGCCGGCGTCGACTACGGCAAGATGCACGGCAGCAAGGCGCTGCTGACCGACGCGCTGAAGGACAAGATGGGCTTTGACGGCTTCGTCGTCTCCGATTGGAACGGCATCGCCCAGGTGCCGGGCTGCCGCAACGACAGCTGCGCGCATGCGATCAACGCCGGCATCGACATGGTGATGGTGCCCGACGACTGGAAGGCCTTCATCGACAACACCACCGCGCAGGTGCAGAAGGGCGAGATCCCGATGGCGCGCATTGACGATGCGGTGACGCGCATCCTGCGGGTGAAGCTGCGCGCCGGCCTGTTCGAGCACAAGCCGTCCGACAGCCGCTATGCCGGTGATGCCAGCGCCGTGCAGCACCGCGAACTGGCGCGCCGTGCAGTGCGCGAATCGCTGGTGCTGCTGAAGAACGAAGGCAAGGTGCTGCCGTTGCGCCGCGATGCGCGCGTGCTGGTGGTCGGCAAGGGCGCCGACAACATCGGTGACCAGTCCGGTGGCTGGTCGCTGACCTGGCAGGGTACCGAGAACAAGAACGCCGATTTCCCAAACGCCGATTCGGTGCTGGGCGCGCTGCGCGCCGAACTGGGCGCGGACAAGGTCAGCTTCAGTGCCGATGGCCAGGGCGTCGACCCGAAGTCCTTCGACGTGGTGCTGGCGGTGATCGGGGAGACGCCGTATGCGGAAACCAACGGCGACATCCTTGCCTCAGATACCGTCAGCCACAGCCGTGCCTACCCGCAGGATCTGGCCGCGCTGAAGGCGGCCGCTGCGACCGGCAAGCCGGTGGTGACGGTCTACCTGTCCGGTCGCCCGATGTACACCAACGATCTGCTCAACCTGTCCAGCGCCTTCGTCGCAGCCTGGCTGCCGGGCACCGAAGGCAAGGGCGTGGCCGACGTGCTGGTGGCCGGCAAGGGCGGCAAGCCCGCGCACGACTTCCGCGGCCGCCTCAGCTTCCCCTGGCCGGGCGTGCCCTGCCCGGCACCGATCGACCAGCCCGATGCGAAGAAGCCGTCGCTGTTCGCGCTCGGCTATGGCCTCAGCTACGCCAAGGGCGGCAAGGTCGCCCGTCTCGAAGAGGCCGACCCGGACAGTTGCGGCGAAGTGACGGTGCTGCCGATCTTCAACCGCGCCGACACGCCGCCGTTCGCGTTGCACGTAGCGGCCGCGGGCGCCACCCAGCCGCTGGGCAATGATCTCAATGCCACCCTGCGCTGGCCGACCGCCACGCCGGTGGTGCAGGTGCATACCGTGCAGGTGAACACCCAGCAGGATGCCAAGGAAGTGACCTGGCTGGCCCCGGCGCAGCTGATCGCACGCAGCACCTCGCGGCGCAACCTGGGCGCCCTGGCGCGCAGCAACGGCGCGCTGCAGTTCGACGTGCAGCTGGTGAAGCGACCGGCCTCGCCGGTGAAGGTGACCATGCAGTGCGGCAGTGGCTGCGAGGGCGGGGTGGATATCGCCCCGCTGCTGGGCAAGCTCTCGCCGGGGCAGAAGCAGACGGTGACCGTGCCGCTGGCGTGCTTCGCCAAACAGGGTGTGGCATTGGGCGCGGTGGAGGCTCCGTTCGTGGTGAGCGCGGACAAGCCGTTTGCGGCGGCATTCACCCAGATCAAGTTGACCGCCAACACGGCCAACGCCGAGGGCGCGGTGGCCTGCCCGTAA
- the rho gene encoding transcription termination factor Rho has product MSDHTSETGSADAPAEKRVRKPRVSKAAAPAAAETSAAPAQPTLPLAAAPEAPAPAAAAPAPSAPAAEAPASGGGDAGEGRESGQPRQQNHQGGQGGGQNQGQNNNPYNQNGQQGQGNRRDRFRNRRDRDRNRGGRDDGMPQDGGEQQPFVPRPHANVPEGFPVYSLSDLKRMPAQKLLEIAEQLQISEGVARARKQDVIFALLKVLTRHGDGVAADGVLEILPDGFGFLRAAEASYLAGPDDTYISPSQIRRFNLRTGDHISGRIRFPKDGERYFALNIVDTINGEPIEASKNKVLFENLTPLFPRRRFTLERGNGSSEDITGRILDLMAPQGKGQRSLIVSQPKAGKTMMMQQVATAITTNHPDVHLIVLLIDERPEEVTEMQRTVRGEVISSTFDEPAARHVQVAEMVIERAKRLVEHKKDVVILLDSITRLARAYNNVVPSSGKVLTGGVDANALHRPKRFFGAARNVEEGGSLTIIATALVDTGSKMDEVIYEEFKGTGNSEVHLSRRIAEKRVFPAIDINRSGTRREDLLIEPELLQKIWILRKLLHPMDEMAAMEFLLDKMKNTKSNDEFFGSMKR; this is encoded by the coding sequence TTGTCCGATCACACTTCCGAAACCGGCAGCGCCGATGCGCCCGCCGAAAAGCGCGTGCGCAAGCCCCGCGTGAGCAAGGCCGCCGCTCCGGCAGCCGCCGAAACCAGCGCTGCCCCCGCGCAGCCGACCCTGCCGCTGGCAGCCGCGCCCGAAGCGCCGGCACCGGCCGCAGCCGCCCCCGCGCCGAGCGCGCCCGCCGCTGAAGCCCCCGCCTCCGGCGGCGGTGACGCCGGCGAAGGCCGCGAATCCGGCCAGCCGCGCCAGCAGAACCACCAGGGTGGTCAGGGTGGCGGCCAGAACCAGGGCCAGAACAACAACCCGTACAACCAGAACGGCCAGCAGGGCCAGGGCAACCGCCGCGACCGCTTCCGCAACCGTCGCGACCGTGACCGCAACCGCGGTGGCCGCGATGACGGCATGCCGCAGGACGGCGGCGAGCAGCAGCCCTTCGTGCCGCGCCCGCACGCCAACGTGCCGGAAGGTTTCCCGGTCTATTCGCTGAGCGACCTCAAGCGCATGCCGGCGCAGAAGCTGCTGGAAATCGCCGAGCAGCTGCAGATCTCCGAAGGCGTCGCCCGCGCCCGCAAGCAGGACGTGATCTTCGCCCTGCTGAAGGTGCTGACCCGCCACGGTGACGGCGTCGCCGCCGACGGCGTGCTGGAAATCCTGCCGGACGGCTTCGGCTTCCTGCGCGCGGCCGAAGCCAGCTACCTGGCCGGCCCGGACGATACCTACATCTCGCCCAGCCAGATCCGCCGCTTCAACCTGCGCACCGGCGACCACATCTCCGGCCGCATCCGCTTCCCGAAGGACGGCGAGCGCTACTTCGCACTGAACATCGTCGACACCATCAATGGTGAGCCGATCGAAGCGTCGAAGAACAAGGTGCTGTTCGAGAACCTGACCCCGCTGTTCCCGCGTCGCCGCTTCACCCTGGAGCGCGGCAACGGTTCGTCGGAAGACATCACCGGCCGCATCCTCGACCTGATGGCGCCGCAGGGCAAGGGCCAGCGTTCGCTCATCGTGTCCCAGCCGAAGGCCGGTAAGACGATGATGATGCAGCAGGTGGCCACGGCCATCACCACCAACCACCCGGACGTGCACCTGATCGTGCTGCTGATCGACGAGCGCCCGGAAGAAGTGACCGAAATGCAGCGCACCGTGCGCGGCGAAGTCATCAGCTCGACCTTCGACGAACCGGCCGCACGCCACGTGCAGGTAGCCGAAATGGTGATCGAGCGCGCCAAGCGCCTGGTCGAACACAAGAAGGACGTGGTGATCCTGCTGGACTCGATCACCCGCCTGGCACGTGCCTACAACAACGTGGTGCCGAGCTCGGGCAAGGTGCTGACCGGTGGTGTGGACGCCAACGCCCTGCACCGCCCGAAGCGCTTCTTCGGTGCTGCGCGCAACGTGGAAGAAGGCGGCAGCCTGACCATCATCGCCACCGCGCTGGTCGACACCGGCTCGAAGATGGACGAGGTGATCTACGAAGAGTTCAAGGGCACCGGCAACAGCGAAGTGCACCTGAGCCGTCGCATCGCTGAAAAGCGTGTGTTCCCGGCCATCGACATCAACCGTTCGGGCACCCGCCGCGAAGACCTGCTGATCGAACCGGAACTGCTGCAGAAGATCTGGATCCTGCGCAAGCTGCTGCATCCGATGGATGAAATGGCCGCGATGGAATTCCTGCTGGACAAGATGAAGAACACCAAGTCCAACGACGAGTTCTTCGGTTCCATGAAGCGATAA
- a CDS encoding LacI family DNA-binding transcriptional regulator, whose amino-acid sequence MRSRIEDVAAVAGVSIKTVSRVLNHEPNVREQTRERVLAAVARLGYKPNLSARSLAGQRSYALALVYNNPSRNYLMEIQSGMLEACHAQHYNLILGPVGIGRRTLPDLAALFENSRPDGVVLIPPLTDDEVVLSYLEEQDIPFACIAPRHPEGRIGVRMDETTAVVELIGHLVAQGHRRIGHIKGPRAHGACQWRHAGYRQALRDAGIAYDPALVVSGQFSFESGVDAANLLLDLDDPPTAIFAANDDMAAAVYRVAGERGLRVPRDLSVCGFDDTPIAGHIYPALTTVRQPTAHMGRLATEQLIEHIRTETAGRMITVEHAVLDRESTAAPRRR is encoded by the coding sequence ATGCGCAGTCGAATCGAGGATGTCGCCGCCGTTGCCGGAGTGTCGATCAAGACCGTGTCCCGCGTGCTCAACCATGAGCCGAACGTGCGCGAGCAGACCCGTGAACGCGTGCTGGCGGCGGTGGCGCGGCTGGGCTACAAGCCGAACCTGTCGGCGCGCAGCCTGGCCGGCCAGCGCTCGTATGCACTGGCGCTGGTCTACAACAATCCGTCGCGCAACTACCTGATGGAAATCCAGAGCGGCATGCTGGAAGCGTGTCATGCCCAGCACTACAACCTGATCCTGGGCCCGGTCGGCATCGGCCGCCGCACCCTGCCCGACCTGGCCGCGCTGTTCGAGAACTCGCGCCCGGATGGCGTGGTGCTGATCCCGCCACTGACCGACGATGAGGTGGTGCTGTCCTACCTGGAAGAGCAGGACATCCCCTTCGCCTGCATCGCGCCACGCCACCCGGAAGGCCGCATCGGCGTGCGCATGGATGAAACCACCGCCGTGGTCGAACTGATCGGCCACCTGGTCGCGCAGGGCCATCGCCGCATCGGCCACATCAAGGGCCCGCGCGCGCACGGTGCCTGCCAGTGGCGCCATGCCGGTTACCGCCAAGCGCTGCGCGACGCAGGCATCGCCTACGACCCGGCACTGGTGGTCAGCGGCCAGTTCTCTTTCGAGTCCGGCGTGGACGCGGCCAACCTCCTGCTTGACCTGGATGACCCGCCGACAGCGATCTTCGCCGCCAACGACGACATGGCCGCCGCGGTGTACCGCGTGGCGGGCGAGCGTGGCCTGCGCGTGCCGCGCGACCTGTCGGTGTGTGGCTTCGACGACACGCCCATCGCGGGCCACATCTACCCGGCGTTGACCACCGTGCGCCAGCCGACCGCGCACATGGGCCGGCTGGCCACCGAGCAGCTGATCGAGCACATCCGCACCGAGACGGCCGGACGCATGATCACGGTCGAACACGCGGTGCTGGACCGCGAATCGACCGCCGCACCGCGCCGACGCTGA
- the trxA gene encoding thioredoxin: MSDKVVHVGDADFDSAVLNSKEPVLVDFWAEWCGPCKMIAPALDELADAYQGRAKIAKVNVDNNRALAAKYHVRSIPYLVVFKDGEKVGEQIGAVGKAQLAGLLDKALA; the protein is encoded by the coding sequence ATGAGCGACAAGGTTGTACACGTCGGCGATGCCGACTTCGATAGCGCAGTGCTGAATTCCAAGGAACCGGTGCTGGTCGATTTCTGGGCCGAGTGGTGTGGCCCGTGCAAGATGATCGCCCCGGCGCTGGACGAACTGGCCGACGCCTACCAGGGCCGCGCCAAGATCGCCAAGGTCAATGTCGACAACAACCGTGCGCTGGCCGCCAAGTACCACGTGCGTTCCATTCCCTACCTGGTCGTCTTCAAGGACGGCGAAAAGGTGGGCGAGCAGATCGGTGCGGTGGGCAAGGCCCAGCTGGCCGGCCTGCTGGACAAGGCCCTGGCCTGA